The nucleotide sequence CTAGGTAAAATATACGGCCTTGTTTTAATGGATATTTTTGATCTAAAAGAAGTCTACGCAGTTCATTTTATGATCCTGGGTATGGCTGGATATCTGACAGCAGTCGTAAGAGCCCCCATTACAGGAATAGTTCTTATCCTTGAAATGACAGGTAGATTTGATCACCTATTCAGTTTAACTCTCGTTTCAACACTAGCTTATGTCTTGACTGAATTTATTAATTTAGACCCCATATACGATATTCTTTATAGAAATATGATATCTAATCTTTTTGCTTCAGAAAAAACACCACAAAAAGTTTCATCTAAATCATCTAAAGTAACACTATTAATACCTGTTATTGCAGACTCTTTTTTAGATGGAAAACATGTTTTTGAAATATCATGGCCTGAAAATTGTCTTCTTGTTGGAATCAGAAGAGAGATAAAAGAGATCATTCCAAAAGGAATAACCAAGATAAAAAACGGAGATTTCCTTATTGTACTGACAGATAAAACAGATGCTGGAATAATCAGTCCCAAACTATATAAGATGGGAACAGTCACAACAGTAGGATAGAAAATATAACAGTTCAAGGAGTACTCCCTAAAAGGGATACTCCTTTTATTTTACCCTATAATACACTATCTTAAATATGATTTTTTTGATATAATATCGTTTTAAGGAGGGATTAATTTGAAAAAACTAAATAAAGGATTTACAGTAATTGAATTACTTATAGTCATTGCTATAATAGGTATCTTAGCCACAACTTTAGCTCCAAAACTTTTAAAAGAGATAAGAAAGGCTACAGTAGCCGAAGTTCAGCATAATTTAGGTGTAATCAGATCCAGGTTATCCCTAGATGATACTTTATCAGAGGAATTTCCAGATTTTTTTACTGTTGAAGATGTTGATAAAACAGACTTATTAAAATCATACAGTATAGAACCTACCCCTGGATTTACAGGCGCAGATGGAGTTAATCATAAAGAAACTTCCCAAGTTGTTACTCCTAGAGATAATACAGGAGGATGGTTCTACATTAGAGAAACAGGTGAAATCTATGCCAACCTTCCAAATGGAGCCTATACAAAAGATGCAAAGTATGAAATATGGGATGAGCTCGGTTCAGAGGACAACAATAAACCTGTAGATCCAGATACCGAAAAAAACGATTGGGATAAAATCGAATTTCCAATTTCTAAAACTAGTGGTAGTTTAACCGGTTCTGGTGGAGATGCTTATGAACTCGGTGGCCAATATGTAGTTGAGATAAAACCTAATATTGGTTGGCTACCAAATTTTATATCTGGCAGTGGTAAATTAAACGGAAATTACTATGTTTATATAGACGATAATTTAGTCAACAGCGGTTACAAATCTCCTACACAAGATGGGAACTCTATCAATGTACCACCATCTCGACAAGAAGCTGGAATTACTCAACCTAAAAGCTTAAAAGTAGCCTTTGAATATGTAGAAAATGGTGTGACAAAAATTATTTATAGTGAACTTGAACTCTACTAACCTAAAAAGGATGCGAAATCGCATCCTTTTTTTCTTCTAACCTCTACTTTGTCAGTTCTAAAAACTCCTCCTCAGTAAGAATTTTTACACTGCCTAACTCCTCTGCTTTTTTCAGCTTACTTCCTGGTTTTTCTCCTACTATAAGGTAATCTAATTTCTTAGATACACCAGACATATTGGTTCCGCCTAATTTTTCTACGATATCCTTGATCTCCTGTCTCTTAAAGTGGATCAATTTTCCTGTAGCTAAGAAGGTTTTTCCCACAAACTCCTCCAAATGAGCTCCCTCATCTACCTCTTCTATCTCAAAGTTAACTCCTGCATCCTTTATTTTTTCTAAAATTCTCATATTATCTTCATCTCTAAAGTATCCATACACAGACTGAGCTACCTTCCCTCCTACACCATCTATTGATAGCAAGTCTTCTACTTCCATCGCTGCTAAATTTTCTATATTTTTACTCTCTTTAGACAGTAATCCTCCTAAAAATTTCCCTACAAATGGAATTCCTAAGGCATATAGTGTTTTAGAATAATCTAATCTTTTACTCTCCTCAATAGAGGTAAGTAGTTTTTCAATACTCTTACTTCCCAAATTATCTAATTTTTCTAACTCATCTTTTTTTAGATAAAGTTCATAGAAGTCACTTATTTCCCTTAAAAATCCTAATTCTATAAATTTTTCTACTATCTTCGCTCCACCGATTATATTCATAGCATCACGGGAGATAAAATACTCCATCTTCCCCTGTAATTTTGCCCTACAGTGAGGATTCATACATTTTAAATTTACCAATCCTTCTTCTTTCTCTAACTCTGAATCACATACAGGACAATTTGTAGGAGGGATTATCTCCCCTTCTGTCCCATCTCTTAATTCTTTTACTGGTTTTACAACCTGTGGAATTATCTCAGCAGCTTTTTCAATAAATACTGTATCCCCAATTTTTATATCTTTTCTAAGTACCTCGTCATAGTTGTGAAGACTGGCACGTCTGACCATACTTCCAGATACTTCTACTACCTCTAGTTCCGCCACTGGAGTTACCTTCCCTGTTCTCCCTACCTGCCAAGTTACATCATTTAATTTTGTAGTTACCTGTTTAGCAGGAAATTTGTAGGAGATAGCCCATCTAGGTGCCTTAGTTGTAGCTCCTAATTCTTCATATAAACTCAGATTATTGACTTTTATTACTAACCCGTCAGTTTCATAGTCTAAATGATTCCTCTCATCTTCCCAGTATTTTATCCTGGTTCCTAAATATTCTATAGTTTCACATAGGTCATAGACCTTTGTAGTTTTAAATCCCAATCCTTCTAAATATTTTATGCTGTCAATATGAGTTTCAAGCCCTAATTCTTCACTGTTCACCAGATAATATATATAAGCATCCAAGTTTCTCTCTCCTACAATGGCAGCGTCTTTTTGACGAAGGGTTCCACCAGCTGCATTTCTAGGATTAGCGAATACTTCCTCCCCTGACTCCAACCTTTTTTTATTTAATGATTCAAATTCAGTTAGCGGTAATACAATCTCTCCTCTGACCTCTATCGATACATTTTCCTTTAGATATTTAGGGATAGAACTTATCTGCATTATATTCTCAGTTACATCTTCTCCTACTTTTCCATCTCCACGGGTTACAGCCTGGATTAAACGGCCATCCTCATAATGGATACTTATAGAAATTCCATCTAATTTTAATTCCAACACATAGTCTACCTGGATATTGTCGTTTTCTAAACTATCTTTATTTAAAATCCTTTTTACTCTCCCATCAAAGTCTTCTAAATCTCCTAAATTATAGGTATTAGATAAACTCAGCATAGGTTTTTTATGGGTAACTTTCGTAAATTTACTATCTTTTAGTCCTCCACCTACAACTACTGTAGGAGAGGTTTCCGTCTTATATTCAGGGTTTTCTAATTCTAATTTTTCTAATTTTTTTAATAACTTATCATACTCTACATCTGAGATCAAACTCTCGTTTTTTTCATAGTAGTGGTAGTTATGTTTATGTAACTCTTCTTTTATTTTTTCTATCTCTGCTTTTATATTTTCTTTCTCTTTCATCATTGTTCTTCTCCTCAAAATTTCTTTTTTTATACTAAATTATATCATAAAATTTAAACCCCTGAAACAGATATATCAAGTTTTAGATTATAAATTCTTCTACCCTCTCCTCTTAGTTTCTCCCTCTCTAGGGAGAAACAATGCTAGTAGTTTTGGGTATTTCCATTTAATTTTTTATTTTTTTATTTTTAATTTCTTTTTCTTGGTTTTAATCGAAGTTTATAGTCATCTTTAACGGCATTATAAAAATATTGTTAAATCTAGTATGAATAAAAAGATCTTGAAAAATATTCGATTATCTGAGCATAGCGAGTTTCGATTTTTTCAGTCTTTTCAATTACGAAATAGATATTTTTATTAGCCACTGATTTTCTTTGGATCTTTTTCTTAGATCAATCACATTTAAAATTAGATTTAACTAAATCTAATTTTAATAATCGTGAATCGAAATGATCTCGTATCAAAGACGAAAACTTTGGAATTTTATCATGTACCCCTATTAAAGAGGAATTCTTTAGAAATTTCTTCTTTGAGTCAACTGACCTCTCTCTTCTTTTCTCTCTCCTAGATTAGGAGAAAGAAGCTAACTTTCTTAAAAAAATATCTTTGACACCAACTAACTCTAACTTTTAAATCTTTTCATTTTTTTCAACATTTTTGTTCGTTTTTAGTTATAACTTACCCTTGTTATTTAGTGATTTAAATGGTAATATATCTAGGTTAAAAAGAAATATAAACACAGTGAATTAGGAGTTGCTACCTGCAATAGGTAAGGCTTCTAATATTTTACTATAATTTTAGGAGGTCAACAATGAAGGACAAGGTTTTAATTTTTGGACATAAGAATCCAGACACAGACTCTATATGTTCAGCTATTGCATATTCTAACCTTAAGGATCAATTAGGACTTAATACAAAAGCTGTTAGATTAGGAGAATTAAATAAGGAAACTGAATTTATTTTAAATCATTTTAAAGTAGCGACACCACCGTTACTTACTACTATAAAGCCACAGGTCAAAGATCTGACTAAGGTTGAAAAAGAATTAATAAAGGAAACTGATTCTATTCAAAAAGCATTAGAAATCATGACTACTGAAAATTATTCAAGTTTACCTGTTGTAAATAAAGATAATAAATTAGAAAATATGATCCATATCTCGGAGATTGCAAATGCATATTTAGAGATGAGTACTAGAGATATCTTCTTTGACTATGAAACAACATTTGAAAATGTTTGGGAAACTTTAAAAGATTCTTCTGTTGTTATCAACGGAGTTTATCCTACTGGTAAGATAGAGGGTAGATTGAGAGGAGTTTCTGAATTAGCTAAAATTTCTGAGGGAGATGTAGTAATCACTACACTTTTTTCTGGACATATCAAAAATGCTGAAAAAGCCGGAGCAAAAATCATATTTTTATGTGTAGATAAAAATGATGAGATCCCTGATTACGATGTAAATATACCACTTGTTAGAGTTAATAAGGGAATTTTTAAAACATTTAAGATGATCTCACAATCAGTACCTGTAAAGGCTATCTTAAAGCACAAAAACTTTTTCCATTTTAAAACTACTGATTTTATAGAAGATATCCAAGATATCATGAAAGATTCTTCTCAGACTAATTTCCCAGTTGTAAATGGAGATGGAACTATATTTTCGACTATCAGATCTAAGCATATTATGAATTTTGGGAAAAATGAAGTTATCTTAGTAGACCACAATGAAAATTCTCAATCAGTAGATGGAATTGAAACTGCCAAAATATTAGAGATAGTAGATCATCATAAATTTGGAAACTTTGAAACTTCTGAACCTCTTATGATTAGAGCAGCAGCTGTTGGTTGTACTTCTACAATAGTTTATGGATTATTCAAAGAAGAAGGACTTACTCCTGATAAAACTATAGCCGGACTTATGTTGAGTGCTATTTTATCGGATACATTGATATTTAAATCTCCTACTTGTACACCAAAAGATGTTCAAGCCGCTAAAGAATTAGCTGTTATTGCAGGAGTTGACTATGAAAAATATGGTATGGAAATGTTAATTGCAGGAACTTCATTAGGAGATAAAACTCCTAACGAGATTATAACTATGGATATGAAAGAATTTTCTATGGGAAAATTCCAAACTGCTGTAGCACAGATCAATACAGTTGATATCGATGGATTATTAAGTAATAGAGAAAATCTAGAATCTGCTATGAATGGGATGATAGATGAAAATAACTACGATTTATTCGTACTAGTTATGACCGACATAGTAAATAATGGTTCTAAGATCCTAGCATTGGGTGATTCTACTGAATTAGTAGAAAAAGGATTCAATGTGGAATTAGAGGTCGGGACTGCATGGCTAGACGGTGTAGTTTCAAGAAAAAAACAAATTGTTCCTTTCCTTATGGCGGCCAGCCAGGGAATGTAAGACATATTACAAAAGAGGAGATAGCTTACAGCTATCTCCTCTTTTTATTTAATATTTTAGTTTACAGTGCTTTTTCTATAATTTTTCTTGTTATTTCTAGAGTTTGATCCCCTCTTTCAGATAATTTTACCATCCCATGAGATTCCAAAGAATTGATGACTGTATCTATATCACTCTCTCCTATTTTATAATCTGATAATTTAGTTGTTATATCTAAACTATGGAAAAATTCTTCAGTTTTTACAATAGCTAAATCTATCTTTTCTTCATCAGTCCCTTCCCTTATGTCCCATACTCTTTCTGCATATTGAAGTAATTTTTCAAATTTTTCAACCTTTCTAACTTTCCAGGTAGCAGGTAAAATAGCAGCCAAAGTTTTAGCATGATCTACACCAAATATTGCTGTTAATTCATGTCCTACCATATGAACAGACCAGTCTTGTGGTACTCCAGCACCAATAAGTCCATTGAGCCCCATTGTAGCTGACCATACTAAATTAGCCCTAGCATCATAATTAGTTGGATTTTCTATAGTTTCTTTCCCTACTTCTACTAATGTCTGAAGAATTCCTTCTGCTGCTCTATCTTGGAATCCAGCATTTATTGGATAAGTAACATATTGCTCTACTACATGAACAAATGTATCTACGACTCCATTAGCTACTTGAGTTTTTGGTAAAGTAAATGTTAGTTCTGGGTCTAGTATAGAGAATATAGGAAATGATTTTTTACTAAAGATAGCTAATTTATTTTTTCCATTGCTGATTACTCCTCCATTATTCATCTCTGAACCTGTAGCTGGCAGTGTTACTACAGTTCCAAATGGTATAGTTTTATCAACTGATATCATCCCTTGAGTTAATAATTCGTCCTCTTTTCCTATATATTCATCTTTACAAGAAGCTATTCCAATGAATTTAGTCCCGTCCATAACAGAACCTCCTCCAACAGCTAGGATAAAGTCAATTTTTTCATCTCTCACTAATTTAACAGCTTTCATCAAAGTTTCAAATTGAGGATTTGGCTCTATCCCTCCAAATTCAAAGATCTCTCTATTTGATTTTTTTAACTCATCCATTACTTTATCTAAAGTTCCAAATTTCTTTACTGATCCTCCACCATATGTAATAAGAACACGAGAATTTTTTGGCACTAAACTATCTAATTGTTTCATCTCACCTTTTCCAAACACAATTTGTGTAGGGTTGTAAAAATTAAAATTTAACATTTTATTCCTCCTTGTACGGGCAATCCATAAATTGTCCATTTATTAATTATTTTTTCGTATCATACCTATCCAAAAAAAATCTATCTTCTTTGAAATTTCAGCATTTTTCTTCATCATAGATCTTAGATTTAATGATGCAGTTCCCTTCTTCATTCTCATACCTTTTTACCTGTTCTAATACCTCTTTTTTTATGAGATTTAATTCTTCTATTTTTTCCTGTATTATATCTACATGATTTAATAGAATTTCCTTTCTTTCTACAACAGTTTTTTCACCATCTTTTTTTAAACCTATATAATATACTATCTCTTTTAATGACATCCCTGTGTCCTTGAGATTAAGAAAAAAATCTATCCAAACTAAATCACTATCTGTGTAGACCCTGTTACCATTATTATCTCTAGCAATCTCCTTTATGACACCGTTTTTTTCATAGTATCTAAGCTTCGATTTAGATATTCTAAAATGTTTTGCTACCTCATCTATAGTCATAGGTCACCTCCTAATTTCTTATATATTGAGTATACATCTTAAACCATGGTTTAAGGCAAACTTTTTTTTAGAAATATGACATTTCATCCAATTATGACCTATGCTTTTGAATTCTTTAAATATATCCATAAATATTTTTTTTTTTAAAACAATAAAAAAACCTCCTAAAAGTATTTATACTTTTAGGAGGTTTCTCTTATCTCTATTTTTTTCTCCTAATCTAGGAGAAGATAGATGAGGTCTATTCTGTTATTTCAACATTTCCAAAGTACCAAGTACCTAAGATATCTCTTTCCCAGTTTTTAACTTTGTCTTTAACCATTATTATACCTGTATAGTAATAGATAGGCATAGTGATTAATTCATCCATCATGATTTTTTCTGCACCATAAAGATCTTTATCTCTATCTAGACCTTGAGCTACCTTTGAATTCTCAATTAATGCATCAAACTTTTTATTCTCAGGGAAATCTCCTTTAGTATAGTTCCATTGTGCATCGTTGTTTCCTGAGTAAGAAGTCCATAGATCTAAGAATGTCATAGGGTCGTTATAGTCTCCAATCCATCCAGCTCTTGCTACTTCAAAGTTTCCTACATGTCTAGTATCTTGGAATACAGCCCACTCTTGATTTACTAAGTTAACTTCGATTCCTAAGTTCTTTTTCCACATCTCTTGGATTGCTTCTGCAATTGCCTTATGTCCTTCATTAGTGTTATAGATAAGCTCTACTGGAGCCATTCCTTCACCATTTGGATATCCAGCCTTAGCTAAATATTCCTTTGCTTTTTCTACATCAGCAGTAGTAGAGATTCCATAATCTCCTGCTGTTGCTCTAAAATCATTTCCTTGTGAATCTACTAATCCAGTTGGAACAAATCCAGTTGCCGGCTGTTGCCCACCTTTAGAAACATCTGTTACAATTTGTTCTCTGTCTATAGCTAGTGTAAGAGCTTTTCTTACATTGATATCGTTAGTTGGTGCTTTGTTTACATTAAAGATATAGTAGTATGTTCCTAAAAATGGTGTTATATGGAAAGTAGGGTCTTCTACTTGTCTTTTAGGAATCTCTTGTACCGGTACTTGTCCAGCACCTAATACATCAATTTCTTTATTATCATATGCTGTTATAGCTGTTCCGTGATCAACTATCATAGTCATAGTAATTTTATCTAACTTAACACTGTCTTTATTCCAATAGTATTCATTTGGAACTAAGATAACCTTGTCATTCATATGATATTCAGAGATTTTGAATGGACCATTTGAAATTGTGATGCTAGGATCCTTTGCCCATCCTTCTGGTTTTTGAACTACCGCATCTTCTCTAACTGGCATAAATGTATAGAACGTTACTAAGTCTAAGAAATACGCTGTAGGAGCTTTTAACGTAACTTTAAAAGTCAAGTCATCCACTGCTTCTAAGCCAACATTTTCTTTAGTACCTTTTCCTTCAAAAAACTCCTGCCCGCCTTTAATATAGTAAAGTTGGAATGAATATTCAGAAGCTACTGCTGGATCTAATGCTCTTAACCAAGCATATTTGTAATCTGCTGCTGTTACAGGTTTTCCATCAGACCATTTAGCATCTTTTCTAAGATGGAATGTATATGTCATCTTGTCATCTGAAATATCTACAGATTCTGCTCCTGCTGGTTGAGCTTTTCCGTTGGCATCTGTCCTCATAAGACCTTCAAAAGTATTGTTTACAACTATTCCACCATCTGTTGCAGAGTTTAGCTGTGGGTCTACAGATTTTGGATCTGCTCCTAAGTTAAATACCATAACTTGTTCTACCTGCTTTTCCACTGCTGCTGCATCTGTTTCTTTAGGTTGTTCTTTTTCCCCTCCACAAGCAGTAAGTAATACTGCCATTAGAAGCGTCACTACATAAAAGATTTTCTTCATAAATTTCCTCCTCAAATAAATTGATAAACGTTGTTACTAAAAAACCAATCACTAAAGTAATAAGTTATTATACATATTCTTTCTATGGAATCCTTTATTTTTTGGTTCCCTCATAAAACTCCTTGGAAAAATGACAAGCTACTATCCTTCCTGGAGCTATCTCTTCTAATAATGGTTCTTTTTCACTACAGATTCCTTCTGCGTATTTACATCTAGTTCTAAACCTGCATCCACTAGGAGGATTTAACGGGCTGGGTACATCTCCCTTTAATATTTCCCTGTCTACTTCTGCATTCAGCTCTGGATCTGGAATAGGTATTGATGAAAGCAATGCTTTCGTATATGGATGAATAGGTTTGTCATAGAGAGCATCTGATTCTGCTATCTCCACCATCTTACCTAGGTATAATACTCCAATTCTATCTGAGATATGTTTTACCATAGACAGATCATGAGCTATAAATAGATAGGTCAATCCTAATTTCTTCTGAAGATCATCCAACATATTTACTACCTGAGCCTGTATAGATACATCCAGTGCAGAGATCGGTTCATCACAGATTATAAATTCTGGTTCTACTGCTAGTGCACGAGCTATTCCTATTCTCTGTCTTTGTCCTCCACTAAATTCATGGGGATATCTACTTGCATGTTCCTTACTCAGTCCTACAGTATCTAATAACTCATAGATTCTTTTTTGTCTCTCTTCACCCTTTGCTAGGTTATGAATATCCAGTGGTTCTCCTATAATATCTCCTACTGTCATCCTTGTATTTAATGACGCATATGGATCTTGGAAGATCATTTGGATCTTCCTTCTATAAGGTTCTAACTCCCTTTCATTCAAGTGACTTATATTTTTACCATCATAGATTATATCTCCACCAGTCACATCATAGAGTCTTATTATAGTTCTTCCAGTAGTAGATTTACCACATCCTGATTCCCCTACCAGTCCAAAAGTTTCACCTTTTTTTATGTGAAAACTAATATCATCTACAGCTTTTAGATGCTGCATCTTCTTCTTAAAAAATCCTGTATTTTTAGAAAAATATTTTTTTAAATTCTTTATTTCTATTAGAGTGTTATCGTTTTTATTGTCCATTCTATCTAACCCCTCCCTTTAACTCTGTCTTAGGAGCATCAGGATGAAGTAACCAACACATAGATTTGTGACCTTCTCCACATTCAAAGAATTCTGGACGCTCCTCCATACATACATTCATAGCATGTTCACACCTTGCTGCAAAAGGGCACCCCTTTGGAGGGTGTAATAGATCTGGTGGTGTTCCATCTATAGGTACCAGCCTTTCCTTATTTTCTATCTTTGGTATAGATTTTAACAGCCCTACTGTATATGGATGCTTTGGGTTATAGAAGATATCTTCTACCTTTCCCTCCTCCATAATAAGTCCACCATACATAACCAATACTCTCGAACAGACATCGGCCACTACACCTAGATCATGGGTTATTAAGACTATCGATGTATTTAATTTGTTTTTTAATTCCTTCATAAGATCTAATATTTGAGCCTGGATAGTTACGTCTAATGCTGTAGTTGGTTCGTCAGCAATAAGTAGATCCGGTTCACATGAAAGAGCTATAGCAATCATTACCCTTTGTCTCATTCCTCCACTGAATTCATGAGGATATGCTTTTACCCTTTTTGCTGGATCAGGTATTCCTACTAACTCTAACATCTCAATGGCTCTTTCAAGGGCTTCGGCTTTAGATACATTTTGATGTTTTCTAATGGCCTCCATAATTTGGTCCCCTACAGTATATACAGGATTTAATGAGGTCATAGGGTCTTGAAATATCATAGCTATCTCATTTCCTCTTACACTCCTCATCTCTTTTTTATTTTTCTTTAAAAGATCTTCCCCCTTAAATACTATTTCACCACTTTTTACAACTCCTGGATATTGCAGTAATCCCATTACAGACATAGAAGTAATACTCTTTCCACTTCCTGATTCCCCTACAATTCCCAAGGCTTCTCCTTTATTTAAACTATAACTTACACCTCTTACAGCCTGCACTTCCCCTAGGTGGGTAAAAAATGAAGTTTTTACGTCCTTTAATTCAATTAATTTTTCCATGTTCCCCCCTATTTTCTCAATCTTGGATCTAATGCATCTCTAAGTCCATCTCCTAAAAAGTTAAATGCAAGCATTGTTATACTTATTGCAAGTGATGGAAAAAACAATTGATATGGATAAGTTCTTATTCCTGCCAAGGCATCACTGGCTAAAGTTCCCCACGATGCTTGAGGAGCACTTACTCCCAGCCCTATAAAACTTAAAAATGATTCTGTAAATATTGCATTTGGTATCATCATAGTCAGTGATACGATGATAGGTCCCATTGCATTTGGTATGATATGCCTGCTGAGTATTCTAAAATTTTTAGCTCCTATAGTTTTTGCAGCCATAACATATTCTTGTTGTTTTATACTAAGAGTTTGACCTCTTACAATTCTAGCCATTCTTACCCAGAAGGTAAGTCCCATGGCTATTATAATCGTTTTTAATCCTGGAGCTATAATTACCATAAGTAAGATTACATATAACAGTAATGGAATTGTACTTATTATGTCCATTATTCTCATCATTACTGCATCTACTTTTCCACCTAAATAACCAGATATTCCTCCATAAAAGATTCCAATAAAGAAATTTACCAGGGTAGCTACTATTGCTACTGTAAGTGATATTCTTGCTCCGTAGAGAACCCTTATGAAGAGGTCTCTTCCATGGGAGTCAGTCCCAAAGAAATAAGTTTTATTAAAAACTCTCTTTGCAACTTCTGTTTCTTTACCTTCTACCAATATTTTATATTTTTGAATACTTGGATTTTTCCTAGCTAATTTAGCATTTTTATAATCCAATACTACCTTTTTTCCATCGACTTTATAAATTTTTTGTAAATTCATCATGTCATTTTTAACCGGTTTCAATGAATCCAATAGTTTCCCATCAGAAGTCACAGTAAATAGTTTATATTCTGGATGTACATATATATAATTTGATTTATCTACTTCATATATATCAAATCTAGGAGCTATATTACCAAATTTAAGATCTTGATCTTCATAACTAAATTTAGATAACATAGGTCCGAAAATTGCTGTTATAAATAATAAGATTATTACCACTAGTCCTATCATAGATAGTTTATTTTGTTTCAACCTTCTCCAAGCGTCCTGCCAATATGTAAGACTCGGTCTTATCTTCTTCTCGCCTTTAATTTCCTCCGATGCTTTTTCCCATCTATTATCCATACCTTCCCCCTTAATCATGTAATTTAATCCTAGGATCTATTAATACATAGATGATATCTACTAAAAACACCATAATTATATAAAATCCTGCATAAAAGATTGTTACTCCCATGATAACTGTATAGTCTCTATTTCCTACACTTTCTACGAAATATTTTCCCATTCCAGGTATAGCAAAGATCTTTTCGATAACAAATGATCCAGTTAAAATTCCTGCTACCATTGGTCCTACATAGGTAACTACTGGCAATAATCCATTTTTTAGAGCATGTTTACCAATTACTACAAATTCTGATAACCCCTTAGCTCTAGCTGTCCTGATATAATCCTGCTGTAATACCTCTAACATGGATGACCTGGTCAGCTTAGATACGAAAGCTAAAGAGAATCCGGAGAGAGCTATTACCGGCCCAATATAATGTTTCCAAGAAGTAAGTCCGAAAGATGGCAATATCCCTAACTTCCCACTAAATATATATATAATCATAGTCGCTATTACAAAACTCGGGATTGTTACCCCTAAAGTAGCTAATACCGTTACTATATAATCTTCCCACTTATTTTGCTTCAGTGCAGATATTATCCCCAAAGGAATACCTATTATAAGCACAACTAATACAGCGGTTCCTCCTACCTTTGCAGAT is from Psychrilyobacter atlanticus DSM 19335 and encodes:
- a CDS encoding peptide ABC transporter substrate-binding protein, which codes for MKKIFYVVTLLMAVLLTACGGEKEQPKETDAAAVEKQVEQVMVFNLGADPKSVDPQLNSATDGGIVVNNTFEGLMRTDANGKAQPAGAESVDISDDKMTYTFHLRKDAKWSDGKPVTAADYKYAWLRALDPAVASEYSFQLYYIKGGQEFFEGKGTKENVGLEAVDDLTFKVTLKAPTAYFLDLVTFYTFMPVREDAVVQKPEGWAKDPSITISNGPFKISEYHMNDKVILVPNEYYWNKDSVKLDKITMTMIVDHGTAITAYDNKEIDVLGAGQVPVQEIPKRQVEDPTFHITPFLGTYYYIFNVNKAPTNDINVRKALTLAIDREQIVTDVSKGGQQPATGFVPTGLVDSQGNDFRATAGDYGISTTADVEKAKEYLAKAGYPNGEGMAPVELIYNTNEGHKAIAEAIQEMWKKNLGIEVNLVNQEWAVFQDTRHVGNFEVARAGWIGDYNDPMTFLDLWTSYSGNNDAQWNYTKGDFPENKKFDALIENSKVAQGLDRDKDLYGAEKIMMDELITMPIYYYTGIIMVKDKVKNWERDILGTWYFGNVEITE
- a CDS encoding ABC transporter ATP-binding protein, which gives rise to MDNKNDNTLIEIKNLKKYFSKNTGFFKKKMQHLKAVDDISFHIKKGETFGLVGESGCGKSTTGRTIIRLYDVTGGDIIYDGKNISHLNERELEPYRRKIQMIFQDPYASLNTRMTVGDIIGEPLDIHNLAKGEERQKRIYELLDTVGLSKEHASRYPHEFSGGQRQRIGIARALAVEPEFIICDEPISALDVSIQAQVVNMLDDLQKKLGLTYLFIAHDLSMVKHISDRIGVLYLGKMVEIAESDALYDKPIHPYTKALLSSIPIPDPELNAEVDREILKGDVPSPLNPPSGCRFRTRCKYAEGICSEKEPLLEEIAPGRIVACHFSKEFYEGTKK
- a CDS encoding ABC transporter ATP-binding protein; the protein is MEKLIELKDVKTSFFTHLGEVQAVRGVSYSLNKGEALGIVGESGSGKSITSMSVMGLLQYPGVVKSGEIVFKGEDLLKKNKKEMRSVRGNEIAMIFQDPMTSLNPVYTVGDQIMEAIRKHQNVSKAEALERAIEMLELVGIPDPAKRVKAYPHEFSGGMRQRVMIAIALSCEPDLLIADEPTTALDVTIQAQILDLMKELKNKLNTSIVLITHDLGVVADVCSRVLVMYGGLIMEEGKVEDIFYNPKHPYTVGLLKSIPKIENKERLVPIDGTPPDLLHPPKGCPFAARCEHAMNVCMEERPEFFECGEGHKSMCWLLHPDAPKTELKGGVR
- a CDS encoding ABC transporter permease, with the translated sequence MDNRWEKASEEIKGEKKIRPSLTYWQDAWRRLKQNKLSMIGLVVIILLFITAIFGPMLSKFSYEDQDLKFGNIAPRFDIYEVDKSNYIYVHPEYKLFTVTSDGKLLDSLKPVKNDMMNLQKIYKVDGKKVVLDYKNAKLARKNPSIQKYKILVEGKETEVAKRVFNKTYFFGTDSHGRDLFIRVLYGARISLTVAIVATLVNFFIGIFYGGISGYLGGKVDAVMMRIMDIISTIPLLLYVILLMVIIAPGLKTIIIAMGLTFWVRMARIVRGQTLSIKQQEYVMAAKTIGAKNFRILSRHIIPNAMGPIIVSLTMMIPNAIFTESFLSFIGLGVSAPQASWGTLASDALAGIRTYPYQLFFPSLAISITMLAFNFLGDGLRDALDPRLRK
- a CDS encoding ABC transporter permease; protein product: MGKFIFKRLGQMLFTLYIVITATFFLMHAIPGGPFTREKPLPPAVIAALEAKFNLNAPLHIQYIDYMKGVFSFDFGPSFQKVGVDVIDLVKVGLPISAKVGGTAVLVVLIIGIPLGIISALKQNKWEDYIVTVLATLGVTIPSFVIATMIIYIFSGKLGILPSFGLTSWKHYIGPVIALSGFSLAFVSKLTRSSMLEVLQQDYIRTARAKGLSEFVVIGKHALKNGLLPVVTYVGPMVAGILTGSFVIEKIFAIPGMGKYFVESVGNRDYTVIMGVTIFYAGFYIIMVFLVDIIYVLIDPRIKLHD